The stretch of DNA GGTATAGTATTTGTAGCTGAGTAGCTGGCTAACCATACCTTAGAAAGATAGAGTGATATTAAGCATCTCCCATGTAAGTTCCAAATTGATCCTGACCTGTAGAGAATCCAAAAGGTAAGAAGATAATTAGAGAATGCAATATGAAAATGTATTAACTGGACTGAAATGATATCATGCTCTAGCAATCTCATGAGCAAACAAACCTTGAAATTAACCTTGATAATTGAAGCATATGTTTTTAGTCCCTCCTATTTTCTACTGGTGGGATATGGCAACAAGCTGAAACATTCACTTTAATTCGAATACTCAAAGAAAATGTAGCTATAACTCTATTAAACTTAATATTTATAGATTGATCTCATGTAAAGTTTTCTGAAGTTAAGCAGAACAATATTTCACTAAGCACATCTTGTGTTCAAAGTAACCATCCTCCAAAGTTGTTTTTTCAAGGCTCCATCAATAAATGGGAAACTTAAAACCTGATGCATTACCATTACAAATGCAGCAATTATGCTACGGTTTATAGCAGCATGGATTCATGAATCAAATGGCAATCCGGATATGTTAAACAATTGAAACTAATATAGTAATTatatgaaaagaaaaagagcgAGCAATAGGTGGAATTTCTGTATTACCTGATGAAGGCAGCCTCTGCACGCAACCTGACGGCTTTCTAGCATAAAGAACGGAGAGGCCGCAAACCCATCATCAGTGGCAGCAGCGCAAGCACCAGGAGGCACGGCGGGCAGCATCGTCGATGGGAGCCCAAGCGGATCAGGCCGGCTGCCCTCATGCCTGGCTGCTGGTCGCCGGCGTCGCCTCCGGGATGGGGACCTCTCGAATTCCAGCAAGGCATTGTGGACGCACACGCCGCACCGTAGGCCGTCCGGCCCGCACGCTGGGCGCGGAGCCTTCCCCCGCCCCtgacggcggcgtggccgctCCGCACGCCGCACGCCCCATGGGGTTGCGGCGGACCCGGAGGCCGAAGGCGCGCGCGTCAGGGTGGAGGGCGCAGCCAGCGCGGTTGAGGTCCCCTGCGGCCGAAGCGGAGGTGGCCGGGTTGACCGCGGCCTCACGTCGGCCGAAGCGGAGGCGGCCAGGTTCACCGCGGCGGCGGACAGAGGCGGCAGCCAGCGCGCGTCGCCTCACCCGCgcccaagcggcggcggccgggattcCGGCGGCAGCTTGAGGACGCAGCAGGCGCGGTAGACGGCGGCCCGCGAGTCACGGCCGGTGCTTTGCAGTTCGCGGGCGTCGCGCGGGAGGAAGCCCGAAATTTGGTGAAAAATCAGTGCGGGAGAGGAGATGCTGGGTTCGAACCCTGGCCCATGTGTGCGGGAGAGGGGGGTGGAGTGGAACCGCGCGTTACGTTACGTTGAAGCCGAAGGATGATCCATATAATATTGGCTGTTGGATCAGTTTGATGCTGAGTAAGTAGTATTTACAGCCATCGATTTTTACAGAGTGTAGTTTCTGGGTACATTTTTGTTGGTGCAATGCATACTGGACGTCTCAGCGGGGGACGATTTCGTGTGTGGACCGAGCGTATTTCGATCCTTCTTTAGGGGATTGATTAGCTTTTTGTTCTGTTATGAAATAACTAAAAAATAAGGGCCCCTTTTATAATTTGGTCAGACTTTTAAACACTGCGCAGCGGATAGGATAAGGCCGTAACCAAAGACGCCGTTGTGCGGGAGACGAAGAGGGAAAGTGAAGAGCAGCGTCGGACTAGTGAGCCAtgctcgcctcgccggcgctcACCGGCGCCCACTCCTTCGCGGCGTCCGTGCCCGGCAGCCTCAGCATACCCCTACCTTCCGTCCCCGCGCCCTTGCccacgccggcgcggcgcgcagTGCTGTCCGTCGTCGCCAAGGTCAAGGTGCCCACGCCCCAGGACGACCGCATCGCCCGCCATGTCCGCCTCCGGAAGAAGGTAAGAAATCTGCACGAGAGCCAATTTAGCCTCATGCTCCTCCTTTCTCCTTAGGAATGTGGATGCCAATGCGCACGAATTCTGATGAGGACGTTTTCACTCTGCATTCGATTAGGCGAGTGGTGGGTGGGGGCAATGCCGTTCCTCCGACCTATTCGACGAAATGATTCTATTCGTGCGGTAGCCTAGGAATCTACCAGCTATAGAGTTGACGAATTGACTGCAACTACACGAGTCTTCCTGGAGTTTCAAGAATCTATGTACCTGTCAGTCTCTTACACACTTCTTTCCAGGTGAGTGGCACCACGGAGAGGCCGAGACTGAGTGTTTTCCGCTCAAACAAGCATTTGTATGCTCAAGT from Panicum virgatum strain AP13 chromosome 9K, P.virgatum_v5, whole genome shotgun sequence encodes:
- the LOC120649217 gene encoding 50S ribosomal protein L18, chloroplastic-like; translation: MLASPALTGAHSFAASVPGSLSIPLPSVPAPLPTPARRAVLSVVAKVKVPTPQDDRIARHVRLRKKVSGTTERPRLSVFRSNKHLYAQVIDDTKQCTLASASTMHKSLSKELEYSAGPTIEVAQKIGEVIAKSCLEKGITKVVFDRGGFLYHGRIKALADAAREHGLEF